Proteins encoded in a region of the Quercus lobata isolate SW786 chromosome 8, ValleyOak3.0 Primary Assembly, whole genome shotgun sequence genome:
- the LOC115956061 gene encoding tRNase Z TRZ2, chloroplastic isoform X1, which produces MQTSLTLLPFKTPLIFPIHHHNPISPKPLPSSPQPYQHHTFSQKQTQTHASPVNSFKGSGYISTISQAIKEEEEYRRARAEVLRKGLDLEGISIEGLSVGGHETCVIIPDFKCAFDIGRCPSRAIQQSFVFITHAHLDHIGGLPMYVASRGLYNLKPPTVFVPPCIKDDVEKLFEIHRSMGQVELNLDLVALDVGETYEMRNNLVVRAFKTQHVIPSQGYVIYSVRKKLKMKYINMKGRQIEKLKKSGVEITNTILSPEVAFTGDTTSDYMLDPHNADALRAKVLITEATFLDEGISIEQARQHGHTHLFEIIEHAQWIRNKAVVLTHFSSRYSIEDIRQAVSKLQSKVSAKVVPLTEGFKSMYS; this is translated from the exons ATGCAAACATCTCTGACCCTTCTACCCTTCAAAACCCCCTTAATTTTCCCAATCCACCACCACAACCCCATTTCACCAAAGCCTCTACCTTCTTCACCACAACCATATCAACACCACACCTTTTcccaaaaacaaacccaaacccatgcCAGTCCTGTGAATTCCTTCAAAGGGTCGGGCTATATATCGACTATAAGCCAAGCTatcaaagaagaagaggaataCCGCAGAGCACGTGCCGAAGTTCTCCGCAAAGGACTTGACTTGGAAGGCATTTCAATCGAGGGACTCTCCGTTGGTGGCCATGAGACTTGTGTTATCATTCCTGACTTCAAGTGTGCTTTCGATATCGGCCGCTGCCCCTCACGTGCCATTCAACAAAGCTTTGTCTTTATCACTCATGCTCATCTTGATCACATT GGTGGGCTGCCAATGTATGTAGCCAGCCGTGGTTTATACAACTTGAAACCTCCAACGGTATTTGTGCCTCCTTGCATCAAAGATGATGTTGAGAAGCTTTTTGAAATTCACAGGTCCATGGGCCAAGTAGAACTGAACCTTGATTTGGTTGCATTGGATGTAG GAGAAACATATGAAATGCGGAATAACCTTGTCGTCCGAGCATTCAAAACTCAACATGTCATACCCAGTCAG GGTTATGTCATCTACTCAGTTAGGAAAAAGCTGAAGATGAAGTACATTAACATGAAAGGCAGACAAATTGAGAAATTGAAGAAGTCCGGTGTTGAG ATTACAAATACTATATTGTCTCCAGAGGTAGCCTTTACTGGCGACACAACTTCAGATTATATGCTTGATCCACATAATGCTGATGCATTGAGGGCCAAAGTTCTTATAACTGAG GCAACTTTCCTGGATGAAGGGATCAGCATTGAGCAAGCACGACAACATGGTCATACACATTTATTTGAG ATCATTGAACATGCTCAGTGGATTCGAAATAAAGCAGTTGTTTTGACTCATTTCTCTTCTCGCTACAGTATAGAg GACATTCGTCAAGCTGTATCAAAGTTGCAGTCCAAAGTGTCAGCAAAAGTGGTTCCTCTTACAGAAGGATTCAAATCAATGTACTCTTAG
- the LOC115956058 gene encoding myosin heavy chain kinase B-like isoform X2: protein MELKIARRGSGCSVFDRLGTPNNRDTNRNRNRNRNSVVCIFWRNGRCRKNPCRFLHSVSENETEAKRPVNYGSGSVQIQIEGVRNGSERNPCPRKKLANNTWVLSKYPIVKNVVEVVASESEHLYCPRKRPHCVVTDKTSVLSKYPVVEDEVEVVASDSEHLFPPRKRPHCVVTENTLVLSKSPVPDHEDCPRPRKKPQVPDHNKSEDELQNLVAAKSKEENDVPNNPSPTVANNPSSEDEDVTPSKSLGTFVEPNNSLPTFANNPSSEDEDVTPSKSLRTFVEANNSLPTVANNNSNNSSSEEEDITPSKSLEIFVEPNNLLPTVANNNSTSKDEIVTPSKPLETVCQFWVHGNCAQGDQCQYLHSWFRADGLGILANLQGHNKAVTGIALPENSNKLYSGSRDGTFRVWDCDTGLCVRVNDLGTEVGSLICRGIWVFVGMTNVVKAWNTESGVEYNLDGPVGQVYALETTDDVLFAGGQDGVIKAWKGSYDNPAFHLVASLKGHTGAVLSLVVGCNNKRLYSSSKDHTIRVWDNETFQCIETLSGHTDIVTALICCNNYLLSSSLDRTIKVWALGKEGNLEVVYTRAEEHGVLALSGMTLADNKHILFCSYNDNSVQLYELPSFTDRGRLFAKQEVKEIQIGPSGLGLFFTGDETGLVTVWKWLEELQNRK from the exons ATGGAGTTAAAGATAGCAAGAAGAGGGTCGGGATGCTCAGTTTTTGATCGTCTTGGAACACCAAACAACAGAGACAcaaacagaaacagaaacagaaacagaaacagtGTTGTTTGCATCTTTTGGCGTAATGGGAGATGCCGCAAGAACCCGTGTAGGTTCCTTCACAGTGTCAGTGAGAATGAAACTGAAGCAAAAAGGCCTGTAAACTATGGTTCTGGCagtgttcaaattcaaatagAAGGTGTTCGTAATGGATCTGAACGCAACCCATGCCCTAGAAAGAAACTTGCCAACAACACTTGGGTTTTGAGCAAGTACCCAATTGTCAAAAATGTAGTAGAAGTAGTTGCTTCGGAATCTGAACATCTCTACTGCCCTAGAAAGAGGCCTCACTGTGTTGTTACCGACAAGACTTCGGTTTTGAGCAAGTACCCAGTTGTCGAAGATGAAGTAGAAGTAGTCGCTTCTGATTCTGAACACCTCTTCCCCCCTAGAAAGAGGCCTCACTGTGTTGTTACTGAAAACACTTTGGTTTTGAGCAAGTCCCCAGTCCCAGATCATGAAGATTGTCCACGCCCTAGAAAGAAGCCCCAAGTTCCAGATCATAACAAGTCTGAAGATGAACTTCAAAATCTTGTTGCTGCCAAGTCTAAGGAGGAAAACGATGTTCCTAACAATCCATCGCCAACTGTTGCTAATAACCCCTCttctgaag atgaagatgttaCTCCCAGCAAGTCCCTGGGAACTTTTGTTGAGCCTAACAACTCATTGCCCACTTTTGCTAATAACCCCTCttctgaagatgaagatgttaCTCCCAGCAAGTCCCTAAGAACTTTTGTTGAGGCTAACAATTCATTGCCAACTGTTGctaacaacaacagcaacaacagcTCTTCTGAAGAGGAAGATATTACTCCCAGCAAGTCCCTGGAAATTTTTGTTGAGCCTAACAATTTATTGCCGACTGTTGCTAACAACAACAGCACTTCCAAAGATGAAATTGTTACTCCCAGCAAGCCACTTGAAACTGTTTGTCAGTTCTGGGTTCATGGCAATTGTGCACAAGGGGATCAGTGCCAGTACCTGCATTCATGGTTTCGCGCAGATGGGTTAGGGATCTTGGCAAACCTCCAAGGCCACAACAAG GCTGTCACGGGGATTGCACTTCCTGAAAACAGCAACAAGCTCTACTCAGGCAGTAGAGATGGAACATTTCGGGTTTGGGACTGTGATACAGGGCTGTGTGTTCGTGTCAATGACCTTGGTACAGAGGTTGGATCCCTTATTTGTAGGGGCATATGGGTCTTTGTTGGCATGACAAATGTTGTTAAG GCATGGAATACTGAGTCTGGTGTGGAATACAATCTTGATGGACCTGTTGGCCAAGTCTATGCCTTGGAAACAACTGATGATGTACTGTTTGCTGGGGGCCAG GATGGTGTTATTAAGGCGTGGAAAGGCAGTTATGACAATCCCGCTTTCCATCTGGTTGCATCTCTTAAAGGCCACACAGGTGCAGTGTTATCTTTAGTTGTTGGATGCAACAACAAGAGACTGTACTCAAgttccaaggaccatacaataagG GTTTGGGACAATGAAACTTTTCAATGTATTGAGACACTGAGTGGGCATACTGATATAGTGACGGCTCTTATCTGTTGCAATAATTATTTGTTGTCTTCTTCGTTGGACCGCACAATAAAGGTCTGGGCTCTTGGTAAAGAAGGCAACTTGGAAGTAGTATATACACGTGCTGAAGAACAT GGTGTTCTAGCACTTTCTGGGATGACTCTTGCAGATAATAAGCATATCTTGTTTTGCTCTTATAATGACAACTCTGTCCAACTATATGAACTGCCATC ATTCACTGACAGGGGCAGATTATTTGCAAAACAAGAAGTTAAAGAAATCCAAATAGGTCCCTCTGGACTCGGACTCTTTTTCACAGGCGATGAGACTGGTTTGGTAACAGTGTGGAAATGGCTAGAAGAACTCCAAAACAGAAAGTAG
- the LOC115956061 gene encoding tRNase Z TRZ2, chloroplastic isoform X2 has product MQTSLTLLPFKTPLIFPIHHHNPISPKPLPSSPQPYQHHTFSQKQTQTHASPVNSFKGSGYISTISQAIKEEEEYRRARAEVLRKGLDLEGISIEGLSVGGHETCVIIPDFKCAFDIGRCPSRAIQQSFVFITHAHLDHIGGLPMYVASRGLYNLKPPTVFVPPCIKDDVEKLFEIHRSMGQVELNLDLVALDVGETYEMRNNLVVRAFKTQHVIPSQGYVIYSVRKKLKMKYINMKGRQIEKLKKSGVEITNTILSPEVAFTGDTTSDYMLDPHNADALRAKVLITEATFLDEGISIEQARQHGHTHLFEIIEHAQWIRNKAVVLTHFSSRYSIENVAE; this is encoded by the exons ATGCAAACATCTCTGACCCTTCTACCCTTCAAAACCCCCTTAATTTTCCCAATCCACCACCACAACCCCATTTCACCAAAGCCTCTACCTTCTTCACCACAACCATATCAACACCACACCTTTTcccaaaaacaaacccaaacccatgcCAGTCCTGTGAATTCCTTCAAAGGGTCGGGCTATATATCGACTATAAGCCAAGCTatcaaagaagaagaggaataCCGCAGAGCACGTGCCGAAGTTCTCCGCAAAGGACTTGACTTGGAAGGCATTTCAATCGAGGGACTCTCCGTTGGTGGCCATGAGACTTGTGTTATCATTCCTGACTTCAAGTGTGCTTTCGATATCGGCCGCTGCCCCTCACGTGCCATTCAACAAAGCTTTGTCTTTATCACTCATGCTCATCTTGATCACATT GGTGGGCTGCCAATGTATGTAGCCAGCCGTGGTTTATACAACTTGAAACCTCCAACGGTATTTGTGCCTCCTTGCATCAAAGATGATGTTGAGAAGCTTTTTGAAATTCACAGGTCCATGGGCCAAGTAGAACTGAACCTTGATTTGGTTGCATTGGATGTAG GAGAAACATATGAAATGCGGAATAACCTTGTCGTCCGAGCATTCAAAACTCAACATGTCATACCCAGTCAG GGTTATGTCATCTACTCAGTTAGGAAAAAGCTGAAGATGAAGTACATTAACATGAAAGGCAGACAAATTGAGAAATTGAAGAAGTCCGGTGTTGAG ATTACAAATACTATATTGTCTCCAGAGGTAGCCTTTACTGGCGACACAACTTCAGATTATATGCTTGATCCACATAATGCTGATGCATTGAGGGCCAAAGTTCTTATAACTGAG GCAACTTTCCTGGATGAAGGGATCAGCATTGAGCAAGCACGACAACATGGTCATACACATTTATTTGAG ATCATTGAACATGCTCAGTGGATTCGAAATAAAGCAGTTGTTTTGACTCATTTCTCTTCTCGCTACAGTATAGAg AATGTTGCAGAGTAA
- the LOC115956059 gene encoding growth hormone-regulated TBC protein 1 isoform X1 codes for MYGTQSKRDLALEFQSQIPILRPSIHARRANLTVKFQDLYGFTVEGNVDDVNVLNEVREKVRQQGRVWWALEASKGANWYLQPSISEGQSLKASLKLSAMANAITLKRLIRKGIPPVLRPKIWFSLSGAAKKKSTAPDSYYNDLTKAVEGKVTPATRQIDHDLPRTFPGHSWLDTPEGHATLRRVLVGYSFRDSDVGYCQGLNYVAALLLLVMKTEEDAFWMLAVLLENVLVSDCYTTNLSGCHVEQRVFKDLLAKKCPRIATHLEALEFDVSLVATEWFLCLFSKSLPSETTLRVWDVLFYEGAKVLFHVALAFFKMKEEELIHSHHVGDVINILQKTTHHLFDPDELLTVAFDKIGSMTTNTISKQRKKQEPAVMAELDQRLRRLNSLKLDDK; via the exons AGAATTTCAATCCCAAATACCAATCTTGAGGCCTAGCATCCATGCTAGGAGGGCAAACCTAACTGTGAAGTTTCAAGACCTTTATGGTTTCACGGTAGAAGGGAATGTGGATGATGTGAATGTGTTGAATGAGGTGAGGGAGAAGGTGAGGCAGCAGGGCAGGGTTTGGTGGGCATTGGAGGCCAGCAAAGGAGCTAATTGGTATTTGCAGCCTTCTATCTCTGAAGGCCAATCCCTTAAGGCCTCCCTTAAGTTATCAGCTATGGCAAATGCCATTACTTTGAAAAGGCTCATTAGGAAGGGAATTCCACCAGTTCTACGCCCCAAGATCTGGTTTTCTTTATCTGGGGCTGCCAAGAAGAAGTCCACTGCGCCAGACAGCTATTACAATGACCTCACCAAGGCGGTCGAGGGGAAGGTCACTCCTGCCACCAGGCAGATTGATCAT GACCTACCACGAACCTTCCCTGGTCACTCATGGCTAGACACTCCAGAGGGTCATGCTACTCTCCGACGTGTTCTTGTTGGTTATTCTTTCCGTGATTCTGATGTTGGCTACTGTCAG GGCTTAAATTATGTCGCAGCATTATTGTTGCTTGTGATGAAAACAGAGGAAGATGCATTTTGGATGCTAGCTGTCCTCTTGGAAAATGTATTAGTTAGTGACTGCTACACAACTAACTTATCGGGATGCCATGTTGAACAAAGAGTGTTCAAAGATCTTCTTGCTAAAAAGTGCCCAAG gATAGCCACTCATTTGGAAGCTTTGGAATTTGATGTCTCCCTTGTTGCCACTGAGTGGTTCCTATGCCTCTTTTCTAAGAGCTTGCCTTCAGAG ACAACTCTGCGGGTGTGGGATGTTCTTTTCTATGAGGGGGCAAAGGTTCTGTTTCATGTGGCTTTAGCATTCTTTAAG ATGAAAGAAGAGGAGTTGATTCACTCCCATCATGTTGGTGATGTAATTAACATTTTGCAGAAAACCACTCATCACCTCTTTGATCCTGATGAATTACTAACG GTGGCATTTGATAAGATTGGTTCTATGACAACCAACACTATATCTAAGCAACGGAAAAAGCAAGAACCAGCAGTCATGGCAGAGCTTGATCAAAGACTAAGACGGCTAAATTCCCTTAAATTGGATGATAAAtaa
- the LOC115956059 gene encoding TBC1 domain family member 2B isoform X3: MYGTQSKRDLALEFQSQIPILRPSIHARRANLTVKFQDLYGFTVEGNVDDVNVLNEVREKVRQQGRVWWALEASKGANWYLQPSISEGQSLKASLKLSAMANAITLKRLIRKGIPPVLRPKIWFSLSGAAKKKSTAPDSYYNDLTKAVEGKVTPATRQIDHDLPRTFPGHSWLDTPEGHATLRRVLVGYSFRDSDVGYCQGLNYVAALLLLVMKTEEDAFWMLAVLLENVLVSDCYTTNLSGCHVEQRVFKDLLAKKCPRIATHLEALEFDVSLVATEWFLCLFSKSLPSETTLRVWDVLFYEGAKVLFHVALAFFKTLLWE; this comes from the exons AGAATTTCAATCCCAAATACCAATCTTGAGGCCTAGCATCCATGCTAGGAGGGCAAACCTAACTGTGAAGTTTCAAGACCTTTATGGTTTCACGGTAGAAGGGAATGTGGATGATGTGAATGTGTTGAATGAGGTGAGGGAGAAGGTGAGGCAGCAGGGCAGGGTTTGGTGGGCATTGGAGGCCAGCAAAGGAGCTAATTGGTATTTGCAGCCTTCTATCTCTGAAGGCCAATCCCTTAAGGCCTCCCTTAAGTTATCAGCTATGGCAAATGCCATTACTTTGAAAAGGCTCATTAGGAAGGGAATTCCACCAGTTCTACGCCCCAAGATCTGGTTTTCTTTATCTGGGGCTGCCAAGAAGAAGTCCACTGCGCCAGACAGCTATTACAATGACCTCACCAAGGCGGTCGAGGGGAAGGTCACTCCTGCCACCAGGCAGATTGATCAT GACCTACCACGAACCTTCCCTGGTCACTCATGGCTAGACACTCCAGAGGGTCATGCTACTCTCCGACGTGTTCTTGTTGGTTATTCTTTCCGTGATTCTGATGTTGGCTACTGTCAG GGCTTAAATTATGTCGCAGCATTATTGTTGCTTGTGATGAAAACAGAGGAAGATGCATTTTGGATGCTAGCTGTCCTCTTGGAAAATGTATTAGTTAGTGACTGCTACACAACTAACTTATCGGGATGCCATGTTGAACAAAGAGTGTTCAAAGATCTTCTTGCTAAAAAGTGCCCAAG gATAGCCACTCATTTGGAAGCTTTGGAATTTGATGTCTCCCTTGTTGCCACTGAGTGGTTCCTATGCCTCTTTTCTAAGAGCTTGCCTTCAGAG ACAACTCTGCGGGTGTGGGATGTTCTTTTCTATGAGGGGGCAAAGGTTCTGTTTCATGTGGCTTTAGCATTCTTTAAG ACATTACTATGGGAGTAG
- the LOC115956058 gene encoding myosin heavy chain kinase B-like isoform X1 codes for MELKIARRGSGCSVFDRLGTPNNRDTNRNRNRNRNSVVCIFWRNGRCRKNPCRFLHSVSENETEAKRPVNYGSGSVQIQIEGVRNGSERNPCPRKKLANNTWVLSKYPIVKNVVEVVASESEHLYCPRKRPHCVVTDKTSVLSKYPVVEDEVEVVASDSEHLFPPRKRPHCVVTENTLVLSKSPVPDHEDCPRPRKKPQVPDHNKSEDELQNLVAAKSKEENDVPNNPSPTVANNPSSEDEDVTPSKSLGTFVEPNNSLPTVANNPSSEDEDVTPSKSLGTFVEPNNSLPTFANNPSSEDEDVTPSKSLRTFVEANNSLPTVANNNSNNSSSEEEDITPSKSLEIFVEPNNLLPTVANNNSTSKDEIVTPSKPLETVCQFWVHGNCAQGDQCQYLHSWFRADGLGILANLQGHNKAVTGIALPENSNKLYSGSRDGTFRVWDCDTGLCVRVNDLGTEVGSLICRGIWVFVGMTNVVKAWNTESGVEYNLDGPVGQVYALETTDDVLFAGGQDGVIKAWKGSYDNPAFHLVASLKGHTGAVLSLVVGCNNKRLYSSSKDHTIRVWDNETFQCIETLSGHTDIVTALICCNNYLLSSSLDRTIKVWALGKEGNLEVVYTRAEEHGVLALSGMTLADNKHILFCSYNDNSVQLYELPSFTDRGRLFAKQEVKEIQIGPSGLGLFFTGDETGLVTVWKWLEELQNRK; via the exons ATGGAGTTAAAGATAGCAAGAAGAGGGTCGGGATGCTCAGTTTTTGATCGTCTTGGAACACCAAACAACAGAGACAcaaacagaaacagaaacagaaacagaaacagtGTTGTTTGCATCTTTTGGCGTAATGGGAGATGCCGCAAGAACCCGTGTAGGTTCCTTCACAGTGTCAGTGAGAATGAAACTGAAGCAAAAAGGCCTGTAAACTATGGTTCTGGCagtgttcaaattcaaatagAAGGTGTTCGTAATGGATCTGAACGCAACCCATGCCCTAGAAAGAAACTTGCCAACAACACTTGGGTTTTGAGCAAGTACCCAATTGTCAAAAATGTAGTAGAAGTAGTTGCTTCGGAATCTGAACATCTCTACTGCCCTAGAAAGAGGCCTCACTGTGTTGTTACCGACAAGACTTCGGTTTTGAGCAAGTACCCAGTTGTCGAAGATGAAGTAGAAGTAGTCGCTTCTGATTCTGAACACCTCTTCCCCCCTAGAAAGAGGCCTCACTGTGTTGTTACTGAAAACACTTTGGTTTTGAGCAAGTCCCCAGTCCCAGATCATGAAGATTGTCCACGCCCTAGAAAGAAGCCCCAAGTTCCAGATCATAACAAGTCTGAAGATGAACTTCAAAATCTTGTTGCTGCCAAGTCTAAGGAGGAAAACGATGTTCCTAACAATCCATCGCCAACTGTTGCTAATAACCCCTCttctgaagatgaagatgttaCTCCCAGCAAGTCCCTGGGAACTTTTGTTGAGCCTAACAATTCATTGCCAACTGTTGCTAATAATCCCTCttctgaagatgaagatgttaCTCCCAGCAAGTCCCTGGGAACTTTTGTTGAGCCTAACAACTCATTGCCCACTTTTGCTAATAACCCCTCttctgaagatgaagatgttaCTCCCAGCAAGTCCCTAAGAACTTTTGTTGAGGCTAACAATTCATTGCCAACTGTTGctaacaacaacagcaacaacagcTCTTCTGAAGAGGAAGATATTACTCCCAGCAAGTCCCTGGAAATTTTTGTTGAGCCTAACAATTTATTGCCGACTGTTGCTAACAACAACAGCACTTCCAAAGATGAAATTGTTACTCCCAGCAAGCCACTTGAAACTGTTTGTCAGTTCTGGGTTCATGGCAATTGTGCACAAGGGGATCAGTGCCAGTACCTGCATTCATGGTTTCGCGCAGATGGGTTAGGGATCTTGGCAAACCTCCAAGGCCACAACAAG GCTGTCACGGGGATTGCACTTCCTGAAAACAGCAACAAGCTCTACTCAGGCAGTAGAGATGGAACATTTCGGGTTTGGGACTGTGATACAGGGCTGTGTGTTCGTGTCAATGACCTTGGTACAGAGGTTGGATCCCTTATTTGTAGGGGCATATGGGTCTTTGTTGGCATGACAAATGTTGTTAAG GCATGGAATACTGAGTCTGGTGTGGAATACAATCTTGATGGACCTGTTGGCCAAGTCTATGCCTTGGAAACAACTGATGATGTACTGTTTGCTGGGGGCCAG GATGGTGTTATTAAGGCGTGGAAAGGCAGTTATGACAATCCCGCTTTCCATCTGGTTGCATCTCTTAAAGGCCACACAGGTGCAGTGTTATCTTTAGTTGTTGGATGCAACAACAAGAGACTGTACTCAAgttccaaggaccatacaataagG GTTTGGGACAATGAAACTTTTCAATGTATTGAGACACTGAGTGGGCATACTGATATAGTGACGGCTCTTATCTGTTGCAATAATTATTTGTTGTCTTCTTCGTTGGACCGCACAATAAAGGTCTGGGCTCTTGGTAAAGAAGGCAACTTGGAAGTAGTATATACACGTGCTGAAGAACAT GGTGTTCTAGCACTTTCTGGGATGACTCTTGCAGATAATAAGCATATCTTGTTTTGCTCTTATAATGACAACTCTGTCCAACTATATGAACTGCCATC ATTCACTGACAGGGGCAGATTATTTGCAAAACAAGAAGTTAAAGAAATCCAAATAGGTCCCTCTGGACTCGGACTCTTTTTCACAGGCGATGAGACTGGTTTGGTAACAGTGTGGAAATGGCTAGAAGAACTCCAAAACAGAAAGTAG
- the LOC115956059 gene encoding TBC1 domain family member 2B isoform X2, which translates to MYGTQSKRDLALEFQSQIPILRPSIHARRANLTVKFQDLYGFTVEGNVDDVNVLNEVREKVRQQGRVWWALEASKGANWYLQPSISEGQSLKASLKLSAMANAITLKRLIRKGIPPVLRPKIWFSLSGAAKKKSTAPDSYYNDLTKAVEGKVTPATRQIDHDLPRTFPGHSWLDTPEGHATLRRVLVGYSFRDSDVGYCQGLNYVAALLLLVMKTEEDAFWMLAVLLENVLVSDCYTTNLSGCHVEQRVFKDLLAKKCPRIATHLEALEFDVSLVATEWFLCLFSKSLPSETTLRVWDVLFYEGAKVLFHVALAFFKSYNSNIRHYYGSRLLKL; encoded by the exons AGAATTTCAATCCCAAATACCAATCTTGAGGCCTAGCATCCATGCTAGGAGGGCAAACCTAACTGTGAAGTTTCAAGACCTTTATGGTTTCACGGTAGAAGGGAATGTGGATGATGTGAATGTGTTGAATGAGGTGAGGGAGAAGGTGAGGCAGCAGGGCAGGGTTTGGTGGGCATTGGAGGCCAGCAAAGGAGCTAATTGGTATTTGCAGCCTTCTATCTCTGAAGGCCAATCCCTTAAGGCCTCCCTTAAGTTATCAGCTATGGCAAATGCCATTACTTTGAAAAGGCTCATTAGGAAGGGAATTCCACCAGTTCTACGCCCCAAGATCTGGTTTTCTTTATCTGGGGCTGCCAAGAAGAAGTCCACTGCGCCAGACAGCTATTACAATGACCTCACCAAGGCGGTCGAGGGGAAGGTCACTCCTGCCACCAGGCAGATTGATCAT GACCTACCACGAACCTTCCCTGGTCACTCATGGCTAGACACTCCAGAGGGTCATGCTACTCTCCGACGTGTTCTTGTTGGTTATTCTTTCCGTGATTCTGATGTTGGCTACTGTCAG GGCTTAAATTATGTCGCAGCATTATTGTTGCTTGTGATGAAAACAGAGGAAGATGCATTTTGGATGCTAGCTGTCCTCTTGGAAAATGTATTAGTTAGTGACTGCTACACAACTAACTTATCGGGATGCCATGTTGAACAAAGAGTGTTCAAAGATCTTCTTGCTAAAAAGTGCCCAAG gATAGCCACTCATTTGGAAGCTTTGGAATTTGATGTCTCCCTTGTTGCCACTGAGTGGTTCCTATGCCTCTTTTCTAAGAGCTTGCCTTCAGAG ACAACTCTGCGGGTGTGGGATGTTCTTTTCTATGAGGGGGCAAAGGTTCTGTTTCATGTGGCTTTAGCATTCTTTAAG AGCTATAATTCAAACATCAGACATTACTATGGGAGTAGGTTGTtgaagttgtga
- the LOC115956061 gene encoding tRNase Z TRZ2, chloroplastic isoform X3: MQTSLTLLPFKTPLIFPIHHHNPISPKPLPSSPQPYQHHTFSQKQTQTHASPVNSFKGSGYISTISQAIKEEEEYRRARAEVLRKGLDLEGISIEGLSVGGHETCVIIPDFKCAFDIGRCPSRAIQQSFVFITHAHLDHIGGLPMYVASRGLYNLKPPTVFVPPCIKDDVEKLFEIHRSMGQVELNLDLVALDVGETYEMRNNLVVRAFKTQHVIPSQGYVIYSVRKKLKMKYINMKGRQIEKLKKSGVEITNTILSPEVAFTGDTTSDYMLDPHNADALRAKVLITEATFLDEGISIEQARQHGHTHLFEIIEHAQWIRNKAVVLTHFSSRYSIECLSVNCRTFVKLYQSCSPKCQQKWFLLQKDSNQCTLS; the protein is encoded by the exons ATGCAAACATCTCTGACCCTTCTACCCTTCAAAACCCCCTTAATTTTCCCAATCCACCACCACAACCCCATTTCACCAAAGCCTCTACCTTCTTCACCACAACCATATCAACACCACACCTTTTcccaaaaacaaacccaaacccatgcCAGTCCTGTGAATTCCTTCAAAGGGTCGGGCTATATATCGACTATAAGCCAAGCTatcaaagaagaagaggaataCCGCAGAGCACGTGCCGAAGTTCTCCGCAAAGGACTTGACTTGGAAGGCATTTCAATCGAGGGACTCTCCGTTGGTGGCCATGAGACTTGTGTTATCATTCCTGACTTCAAGTGTGCTTTCGATATCGGCCGCTGCCCCTCACGTGCCATTCAACAAAGCTTTGTCTTTATCACTCATGCTCATCTTGATCACATT GGTGGGCTGCCAATGTATGTAGCCAGCCGTGGTTTATACAACTTGAAACCTCCAACGGTATTTGTGCCTCCTTGCATCAAAGATGATGTTGAGAAGCTTTTTGAAATTCACAGGTCCATGGGCCAAGTAGAACTGAACCTTGATTTGGTTGCATTGGATGTAG GAGAAACATATGAAATGCGGAATAACCTTGTCGTCCGAGCATTCAAAACTCAACATGTCATACCCAGTCAG GGTTATGTCATCTACTCAGTTAGGAAAAAGCTGAAGATGAAGTACATTAACATGAAAGGCAGACAAATTGAGAAATTGAAGAAGTCCGGTGTTGAG ATTACAAATACTATATTGTCTCCAGAGGTAGCCTTTACTGGCGACACAACTTCAGATTATATGCTTGATCCACATAATGCTGATGCATTGAGGGCCAAAGTTCTTATAACTGAG GCAACTTTCCTGGATGAAGGGATCAGCATTGAGCAAGCACGACAACATGGTCATACACATTTATTTGAG ATCATTGAACATGCTCAGTGGATTCGAAATAAAGCAGTTGTTTTGACTCATTTCTCTTCTCGCTACAGTATAGAg TGTCTGTCTGTCAATTGCAGGACATTCGTCAAGCTGTATCAAAGTTGCAGTCCAAAGTGTCAGCAAAAGTGGTTCCTCTTACAGAAGGATTCAAATCAATGTACTCTTAGTTAG